A section of the Cottoperca gobio chromosome 17, fCotGob3.1, whole genome shotgun sequence genome encodes:
- the myom1a gene encoding myomesin 1a (skelemin) isoform X1 → MSGSLHVTQKLQHQQQQEQQQQHHFESSCYLSSKSAVSQQSFSTYKTSSRRVKTTVKTAKGQAVVKLSPLPKRAKRTYLAMDSDKEVIGYVIPVFRANHEVVRGLMEAQDEQVTEEGINYVAMRNLFVRETSEAMEVKVEKKTRTMHIRESAERVQLNRTMEERAEFRKKMNTDSLIHLPEFIVKPRGQTVWEGKTVKLHCTVAGWPKPRIAWYKNNVLIDAKAHPEKYTAESSYNMHSLEIKNCDFIDTAQYYASALNVKGEASSVATIVVKRFQEGVEAGPLDPKPHGFCAEHGVTFRTTILEQFEVAFGREGETMSLGCTVIVYPTVKKYQPDVVWYRNSVPLKPSKWVHTHWSGERATLTLIHLNKEDEGMYTMRINTKSGFDTYSAYVFVRDADVEVEGLPVAPLDVCCHDANKDYVVVTWKQPAVEGSSSILGYYIDRCEVGTHHWAQCNDAPVKYARFPVTGLVEGRSYTFRVRALNKAGVSRPSRVSEAVVAMDPSDRARLRAGPSAPWTGIIKFTEEDTTVGVVPGEPSDVVVTEATKSYVVLAWKPPVQRGHEGVMYYIEKCISETDVWQRVNTGMPVKSPRFALFDLAEGKSYNFRVRSCNSAGVGEPSVSTGEITVGDKLDLPSTPGNPVPIRNTDTSVVVFWGASKDVKHLAGYYIEYSEVGTNEWMPCNNKPVKQTRFVCHGLTTGTNCVFRVKAVNAAGYSQSSSDSEAVVVQAAISTPGKPTGVTLQEAVKDYMLLAWSEPAKNGGADIRGYFVDYRTVKGDVVGKWHEMNHKALTTTSFKAENLKENLFYQFQVRAMNMAGVSKASLPSSALECKEWTITLPGAPVGLHILEVRDTSAVILWEAPAFNGRTPVNGYYLDTKVASAGEGGWKAAHEKTNKLTHMKVTALKAGTSYVFRVRAQNLAGVGKPSAALGPILAQSRPGTKEIYVDVDDDGVISMVFECSEMKEGSEFVWSKNYQNITDTSRLTIVTEKGKSRAIFNSPSLEDLGTFSCVVTNTDGFSSSYTLTEEGLMRLLDISHDHKFPVIPFKSEMAMELLEKGRVRFWTQVEKCSSTCQVEYVFNDVIISEGKKYTINFNKSTGIIEMFMDSLEVTDEGTYTFNLVDGKAKGTTSLVLIGDEFRELQKKSEFERAEWVRKQGPHFVEYLDFTVTPECDVLLKCKIGNVKPETEITWSKDKIEIAEDDEDAKKIKRQDGNLIFNIGKISKADTGVYGVTLRDERGKDKSTFNLMDEGYKAVMNELFRVIANSSSEIKVVSTEHGIIFSSVVTYYNEELRVGWLQKETKIATSERVKSGVTGEELWLKINEPTEKDKGKYSMDIFDGKDGVKRVFDLSGKAWEEAFEEFQRLKAAAIAERNRARVVGGLPDVVAIQEGKSLNLTGNVWGEPVPEVSWIKNDKELVSDERYQLKFEHGKFASITIACVTTADSGKYALLVKNKYGKEAGEFTVSVYNPEEEEKKG, encoded by the exons ATGTCAGGATCATTACACGTGACGCAGAagctgcagcatcagcagcagcaggaacagcagcagcagcatcacttTGAGAGCAGCTGCTACCTGAGCAGCAAGTCGGCTGTTAGCCAGCAGTCGTTCTCTACTTACAAGACCAGCAGCCGTCG CGTGAAGACCACTGTGAAGACAGCGAAGGGGCAGGCGGTGGTTAAACTGAGCCCGCTACCCAAGAGAGCCAAACGCACCTACTTGGCAATGGACTCGGACAAAGAAGTTATCGGCTATGTCATTCCCGTATTTAGAGCCAA CCATGAAGTTGTTCGTGGTCTGATGGAGGCCCAGGACGAGCAGGTTACGGAGGAGGGGATTAACTATGTGGCCATGAGGAACCTGTTTGTCAGGGAGACCAGCGAGGCTATGGAGGTTAAAGTGGAGAAGAAAACCAGAACAATGCATATCAGGGAATCTGCTGAACGTGTGCAACTGAACAGGACG ATGGAGGAGAGGGCAGAGTTCCGTAAGAAGATGAACACAGACAGCCTGATACACCTTCCAGAGTTTATCGTCAAGCCCCGTGGACAGACCGTCTGGGAGGGCAAGACTGTcaagctgcactgcactgtggCTGGATGGCCTAAACCCAGGATTGCCTG GTACAAAAACAATGTGCTCATTGATGCCAAGGCCCACCCCGAGAAGTACACGGCCGAGAGCAGTTACAACATGCACTCCCTGGAGATCAAGAA CTGTGATTTCATCGACACCGCTCAGTATTACGCCTCTGCCCTCAATGTGAAAGGGGAAGCATCCTCTGTGGCTACTATTGTTGTCAAAA GGTTCCAGGAGGGCGTGGAAGCCGGCCCACTTGATCCTAAACCAC ATGGATTCTGCGCTGAACACGGTGTCACCTTTAGAACAACCATCCTTGAACAATTCGAAGTGGCCTTTGGCCGTGAAGGCGAGACGATGAGTCTTGGCTGCACTGTCATCGTTTATCCCACAGTGAAAAAATACCAGCCTGATGTCGTGTGGTACAGAAACT CTGTCCCGTTGAAGCCCTCTAAATGGGTACACACCCACTGGTCTGGGGAGCGTGCCACACTCACACTTATCCACCTCAACAAGGAAGATGAGGGCATGTACACCATGCGTATCAACACCAAATCTGGCTTTGACACCTACTCTGCTTATGTGTTTGTCAGAG ATGCCgatgtggaggtggaggggctTCCCGTGGCCCCTCTGGATGTGTGCTGTCATGACGCCAACAAGGACTATGTGGTGGTGACCTGGAAGCAGCCAGCGGTGGAGGGCAGCAGCTCCATCCTGGGATACTACATCGACAG GTGCGAGGTCGGCACTCACCACTGGGCTCAGTGTAACGACGCCCCGGTGAAGTACGCCCGCTTCCCTGTCACAGGACTGGTGGAGGGGCGTTCGTACACCTTCAGGGTGCGAGCCTTGAACAAGGCCGGAGTCAGCCGTCCGTCCCGTGTCTCCGAGGCCGTGGTTGCCATGGATCCCTCTGACAGAGCCCGCCTCAGAG CTGGCCCCTCAGCTCCTTGGACTGGGATTATCAAGTTCACAGAGGAGGACACCACCG TGGGCGTTGTCCCCGGAGAACCCTCTGATGTTGTGGTTACTGAGGCGACCAAGAGCTACGTGGTGCTCGCCTGGAAGCCTCCGGTGCAGAGAGGTCATGAAGGAGTCATGTATTACATTGAGAAG TGTATTTCAGAGACAGACGTCTGGCAGAGGGTGAACACCGGCATGCCAGTCAAGTCTCCACGCTTTGCCCTGTTTGACCTGGCAGAGGGTAAATCCTACAACTTCCGGGTGCGCAGCTGCAACTCTGCTGGTGTGGGCGAGCCCTCTGTATCCACAGGAGAGATCACGGTCGGAGATAAACTGG ACCTGCCCTCCACTCCGGGCAATCCGGTGCCCATCAGGAACACCGACACCTCCGTGGTGGTCTTCTGGGGGGCCTCTAAGGATGTCAAACACCTGGCCGGCTACTATATCGAATACAGCGAGGTGGGCACCAATGAGTGGATGCCTTGCAACAACAAACCTGTCAAGCAGACGAG ATTTGTGTGCCACGGCCTCACTACCGGGACAAACTGCGTGTTTCGGGTGAAGGCAGTCAACGCTGCTGGTTACAGCCAGAGCTCCTCCGATTCTGAAGCTGTGGTTGTGCAAGCTGCCATCT CCACACCTGGAAAGCCCACTGGTGTGACCCTGCAGGAGGCTGTGAAGGACTACATGCTGCTGGCCTGGAGCGAGCCTGCTAAAAATGGAGGAGCTGATATTCGGGGATATTTTGTGGACTACAGGACCGTGAAGGGAGACGTTGTTGGAAAATGGCATGAAATGAACCACAAGGCGTTGACTACTACCTCCTTTAAA GCTGAGAACCTGAAGGAGAACCTCTTCTACCAGTTCCAGGTGCGCGCTATGAACATGGCAGGTGTGAGTAAAGCCTCTCTGCCCAGCTCAGCTCTGGAGTGCAAGGAGTGGACGATAACTTTGCCAG GTGCTCCTGTTGGCCTTCATATTCTGGAGGTCCGTGACACCTCTGCCGTGATCCTGTGGGAGGCGCCGGCATTCAATGGCCGCACTCCTGTCAATGGCTACTATTTGGACACCAAGGTGGCCTCTGCTGGAGAGGGAGGCTGGAAGGCTGCTCACGAGAAGACCAACAAGCTGACACACATGAAG GTGACAGCGCTGAAGGCTGGTACATCCTACGTCTTCCGTGTGCGTGCACAAAATCTTGCTGGAGTTGGAAAGCCCTCGGCAGCCTTAGGTCCAATCCTGGCCCAGAGTCGCCCTG GCACCAAAGAGATTTATGTGGATGTGGATGATGATGGTGTGATCTCTATGGTCTTTGAGTGCTCTGAGATGAAGGAGGGCTCCGAGTTTGTTTGGTCCAAGAATTACCAGAATATAACAGACACCTCTCGTCTGACTATTGTCACTGAAAAGGGCAA GTCCAGAGCGATCTTCAACAGTCCCTCTCTGGAGGATCTGGGCACCTTCTCCTGTGTGGTCACCAACACTGACGGCTTCTCCTCCAGCTACACCCTCACCGAAGAGG GTCTCATGCGTCTTCTGGACATCAGCCACGACCACAAGTTCCCTG TTATTCCCTTTAAGAGTGAAATGGCCATGGAGTTGCTCGAGAAGGGTCGCGTGCGTTTCTGGACCCAGGTGGAGAAATGCTCTTCCACCTGCCAAGTGGAGTATGTCTTCAATGATGTCATCATTTCTGAGGGAAAG AAATACACAATAAACTTCAACAAGTCTACCGGCATCATTGAAATGTTCATGGACTCTCTGGAGGTCACTGACGAGGGAACGTACACCTTTAACCTGGTGGATGGCAAGGCTAAGGGTACAACCAGTCTGGTGCTCATTGGAGATG AGTTCAGAGAGCTTCAGAAGAAATCTGAATTTGAGAGGGCAGAATGGGTCAGGAAACAGG GTCCTCACTTTGTCGAGTACCTTGACTTCACTGTTACTCCAGAATGTGACGTGCTGTTGAAATGCAAG ATAGGAAATGTAAAACCAGAGACTGAGATCACCTGGTCCAAGGACAAAATTGAGATTGCAGAGGATGATGAGGACGCGAAGAAAATCAAGAGACAGGATGGCAATCTGATCTTTAATATCGGAAAG ATCTCCAAGGCAGACACAGGTGTTTACGGGGTCACCCTGAGGGACGAGAGAGGCAAAGATAAGAGCACCTTCAATCTGATGGATGAAG GATACAAAGCTGTAATGAATGAGCTGTTCAGGGTTATTG CCAACTCCTCCTCTGAAATCAAAGTCGTCAGTACTGAACACGGCATCATCTTCTCCTCCGTGGTCACATATTACAATGAGGAGCTGCGTGTCGGTTGGCTCCAGAA AGAGACTAAGATTGCCACCTCAGAGAGAGTTAAGTCTGGagtcacaggagaggagctcTGGCTGAAGATCAATGAGCCCACTGAGAAGGACAAGGGCAAATACTCCATGGACATCTTTGATGGCAAGGACGGTGTCAAGAGAGTCTTTGATCTGAGTGGCAAAG CATGGGAAGAGGCATTTGAAGAATTCCAAAGGCTCAA GGCGGCAGCAATCGCAGAGAGAA ATCGCGCTCGTGTCGTTGGAGGCTTGCCAGATGTGGTTGCGATCCAAGAGGGCAAG tCCCTCAACCTGACTGGCAATGTCTGGGGCGAGCCCGTACCTGAGGTAAGCTGGATAAAGAACGACAAGGAGCTGGTATCTGATGAGCGCTACCAACTCAAATTCGAGCACGGCAAGTTTGCCAGCATCACAATCGCCTGTGTCACCACGGCTGACTCTGGCAAATACGCGCTCCTGGTTAAGAACAAGTACGGCAAAGAGGCTGGCGAGTTCACAGTCAGCGTCTACAacccagaggaggaggagaagaaaggctAA
- the myl12.2 gene encoding myosin, light chain 12, 2 — translation MSSKRAKGKNTKKRPQRATSNVFAMFDQSQIQEFKEAFNMIDQNRDGFIDKEDLHDMLASLGKSPTDDYLETMMNEAPGPINFTMFLTMFGEKLNGTDPEDVIRNAFACFDEEGTGIIQEEYLRELLTTMGDRFTDDEVDELFREAPIDKKGNFNYVAFTRILKHGAKDKDD, via the exons ATGTCGAGCAAAAGGGCCAAGGGAAAGAACACCAAGAAGCGTCCTCAGCGTGCCACCTCCAATGTGTTCGCTATGTTTGACCAATCTCAAATTCAGGAGTTCAAGGAGGCCTTCAACATGATCGACCAAAACAGGGATGGTTTCATTGACAAAGAAGACCTTCATGACATGCTGGCTTCACTGG GTAAGAGCCCCACAGATGACTACCTGGAGACGATGATGAACGAAGCGCCGGGCCCGATCAACTTCACCATGTTTCTGACCATGTTCGGAGAGAAGCTGAACGGCACAGATCCTGAGGATGTGATCCGTAATGCTTTTGCCTGCTTTGACGAGGAGGGCACAG GTATAATCCAGGAGGAGTACCTGCGGGAGCTGCTCACTACAATGGGTGACAGGTTTACGGATGACGAAGTGGATGAGCTCTTCAGAGAGGCGCCGATTGACAAGAAGGGCAACTTCAACTATGTAGCATTCACACGCATACTAAAGCATGGCGCAAAGGACAAAGATGATTAG
- the myom1a gene encoding myomesin 1a (skelemin) isoform X2: MDSDKEVIGYVIPVFRANHEVVRGLMEAQDEQVTEEGINYVAMRNLFVRETSEAMEVKVEKKTRTMHIRESAERVQLNRTMEERAEFRKKMNTDSLIHLPEFIVKPRGQTVWEGKTVKLHCTVAGWPKPRIAWYKNNVLIDAKAHPEKYTAESSYNMHSLEIKNCDFIDTAQYYASALNVKGEASSVATIVVKRFQEGVEAGPLDPKPHGFCAEHGVTFRTTILEQFEVAFGREGETMSLGCTVIVYPTVKKYQPDVVWYRNSVPLKPSKWVHTHWSGERATLTLIHLNKEDEGMYTMRINTKSGFDTYSAYVFVRDADVEVEGLPVAPLDVCCHDANKDYVVVTWKQPAVEGSSSILGYYIDRCEVGTHHWAQCNDAPVKYARFPVTGLVEGRSYTFRVRALNKAGVSRPSRVSEAVVAMDPSDRARLRAGPSAPWTGIIKFTEEDTTVGVVPGEPSDVVVTEATKSYVVLAWKPPVQRGHEGVMYYIEKCISETDVWQRVNTGMPVKSPRFALFDLAEGKSYNFRVRSCNSAGVGEPSVSTGEITVGDKLDLPSTPGNPVPIRNTDTSVVVFWGASKDVKHLAGYYIEYSEVGTNEWMPCNNKPVKQTRFVCHGLTTGTNCVFRVKAVNAAGYSQSSSDSEAVVVQAAISTPGKPTGVTLQEAVKDYMLLAWSEPAKNGGADIRGYFVDYRTVKGDVVGKWHEMNHKALTTTSFKAENLKENLFYQFQVRAMNMAGVSKASLPSSALECKEWTITLPGAPVGLHILEVRDTSAVILWEAPAFNGRTPVNGYYLDTKVASAGEGGWKAAHEKTNKLTHMKVTALKAGTSYVFRVRAQNLAGVGKPSAALGPILAQSRPGTKEIYVDVDDDGVISMVFECSEMKEGSEFVWSKNYQNITDTSRLTIVTEKGKSRAIFNSPSLEDLGTFSCVVTNTDGFSSSYTLTEEGLMRLLDISHDHKFPVIPFKSEMAMELLEKGRVRFWTQVEKCSSTCQVEYVFNDVIISEGKKYTINFNKSTGIIEMFMDSLEVTDEGTYTFNLVDGKAKGTTSLVLIGDEFRELQKKSEFERAEWVRKQGPHFVEYLDFTVTPECDVLLKCKIGNVKPETEITWSKDKIEIAEDDEDAKKIKRQDGNLIFNIGKISKADTGVYGVTLRDERGKDKSTFNLMDEGYKAVMNELFRVIANSSSEIKVVSTEHGIIFSSVVTYYNEELRVGWLQKETKIATSERVKSGVTGEELWLKINEPTEKDKGKYSMDIFDGKDGVKRVFDLSGKAWEEAFEEFQRLKAAAIAERNRARVVGGLPDVVAIQEGKSLNLTGNVWGEPVPEVSWIKNDKELVSDERYQLKFEHGKFASITIACVTTADSGKYALLVKNKYGKEAGEFTVSVYNPEEEEKKG, from the exons ATGGACTCGGACAAAGAAGTTATCGGCTATGTCATTCCCGTATTTAGAGCCAA CCATGAAGTTGTTCGTGGTCTGATGGAGGCCCAGGACGAGCAGGTTACGGAGGAGGGGATTAACTATGTGGCCATGAGGAACCTGTTTGTCAGGGAGACCAGCGAGGCTATGGAGGTTAAAGTGGAGAAGAAAACCAGAACAATGCATATCAGGGAATCTGCTGAACGTGTGCAACTGAACAGGACG ATGGAGGAGAGGGCAGAGTTCCGTAAGAAGATGAACACAGACAGCCTGATACACCTTCCAGAGTTTATCGTCAAGCCCCGTGGACAGACCGTCTGGGAGGGCAAGACTGTcaagctgcactgcactgtggCTGGATGGCCTAAACCCAGGATTGCCTG GTACAAAAACAATGTGCTCATTGATGCCAAGGCCCACCCCGAGAAGTACACGGCCGAGAGCAGTTACAACATGCACTCCCTGGAGATCAAGAA CTGTGATTTCATCGACACCGCTCAGTATTACGCCTCTGCCCTCAATGTGAAAGGGGAAGCATCCTCTGTGGCTACTATTGTTGTCAAAA GGTTCCAGGAGGGCGTGGAAGCCGGCCCACTTGATCCTAAACCAC ATGGATTCTGCGCTGAACACGGTGTCACCTTTAGAACAACCATCCTTGAACAATTCGAAGTGGCCTTTGGCCGTGAAGGCGAGACGATGAGTCTTGGCTGCACTGTCATCGTTTATCCCACAGTGAAAAAATACCAGCCTGATGTCGTGTGGTACAGAAACT CTGTCCCGTTGAAGCCCTCTAAATGGGTACACACCCACTGGTCTGGGGAGCGTGCCACACTCACACTTATCCACCTCAACAAGGAAGATGAGGGCATGTACACCATGCGTATCAACACCAAATCTGGCTTTGACACCTACTCTGCTTATGTGTTTGTCAGAG ATGCCgatgtggaggtggaggggctTCCCGTGGCCCCTCTGGATGTGTGCTGTCATGACGCCAACAAGGACTATGTGGTGGTGACCTGGAAGCAGCCAGCGGTGGAGGGCAGCAGCTCCATCCTGGGATACTACATCGACAG GTGCGAGGTCGGCACTCACCACTGGGCTCAGTGTAACGACGCCCCGGTGAAGTACGCCCGCTTCCCTGTCACAGGACTGGTGGAGGGGCGTTCGTACACCTTCAGGGTGCGAGCCTTGAACAAGGCCGGAGTCAGCCGTCCGTCCCGTGTCTCCGAGGCCGTGGTTGCCATGGATCCCTCTGACAGAGCCCGCCTCAGAG CTGGCCCCTCAGCTCCTTGGACTGGGATTATCAAGTTCACAGAGGAGGACACCACCG TGGGCGTTGTCCCCGGAGAACCCTCTGATGTTGTGGTTACTGAGGCGACCAAGAGCTACGTGGTGCTCGCCTGGAAGCCTCCGGTGCAGAGAGGTCATGAAGGAGTCATGTATTACATTGAGAAG TGTATTTCAGAGACAGACGTCTGGCAGAGGGTGAACACCGGCATGCCAGTCAAGTCTCCACGCTTTGCCCTGTTTGACCTGGCAGAGGGTAAATCCTACAACTTCCGGGTGCGCAGCTGCAACTCTGCTGGTGTGGGCGAGCCCTCTGTATCCACAGGAGAGATCACGGTCGGAGATAAACTGG ACCTGCCCTCCACTCCGGGCAATCCGGTGCCCATCAGGAACACCGACACCTCCGTGGTGGTCTTCTGGGGGGCCTCTAAGGATGTCAAACACCTGGCCGGCTACTATATCGAATACAGCGAGGTGGGCACCAATGAGTGGATGCCTTGCAACAACAAACCTGTCAAGCAGACGAG ATTTGTGTGCCACGGCCTCACTACCGGGACAAACTGCGTGTTTCGGGTGAAGGCAGTCAACGCTGCTGGTTACAGCCAGAGCTCCTCCGATTCTGAAGCTGTGGTTGTGCAAGCTGCCATCT CCACACCTGGAAAGCCCACTGGTGTGACCCTGCAGGAGGCTGTGAAGGACTACATGCTGCTGGCCTGGAGCGAGCCTGCTAAAAATGGAGGAGCTGATATTCGGGGATATTTTGTGGACTACAGGACCGTGAAGGGAGACGTTGTTGGAAAATGGCATGAAATGAACCACAAGGCGTTGACTACTACCTCCTTTAAA GCTGAGAACCTGAAGGAGAACCTCTTCTACCAGTTCCAGGTGCGCGCTATGAACATGGCAGGTGTGAGTAAAGCCTCTCTGCCCAGCTCAGCTCTGGAGTGCAAGGAGTGGACGATAACTTTGCCAG GTGCTCCTGTTGGCCTTCATATTCTGGAGGTCCGTGACACCTCTGCCGTGATCCTGTGGGAGGCGCCGGCATTCAATGGCCGCACTCCTGTCAATGGCTACTATTTGGACACCAAGGTGGCCTCTGCTGGAGAGGGAGGCTGGAAGGCTGCTCACGAGAAGACCAACAAGCTGACACACATGAAG GTGACAGCGCTGAAGGCTGGTACATCCTACGTCTTCCGTGTGCGTGCACAAAATCTTGCTGGAGTTGGAAAGCCCTCGGCAGCCTTAGGTCCAATCCTGGCCCAGAGTCGCCCTG GCACCAAAGAGATTTATGTGGATGTGGATGATGATGGTGTGATCTCTATGGTCTTTGAGTGCTCTGAGATGAAGGAGGGCTCCGAGTTTGTTTGGTCCAAGAATTACCAGAATATAACAGACACCTCTCGTCTGACTATTGTCACTGAAAAGGGCAA GTCCAGAGCGATCTTCAACAGTCCCTCTCTGGAGGATCTGGGCACCTTCTCCTGTGTGGTCACCAACACTGACGGCTTCTCCTCCAGCTACACCCTCACCGAAGAGG GTCTCATGCGTCTTCTGGACATCAGCCACGACCACAAGTTCCCTG TTATTCCCTTTAAGAGTGAAATGGCCATGGAGTTGCTCGAGAAGGGTCGCGTGCGTTTCTGGACCCAGGTGGAGAAATGCTCTTCCACCTGCCAAGTGGAGTATGTCTTCAATGATGTCATCATTTCTGAGGGAAAG AAATACACAATAAACTTCAACAAGTCTACCGGCATCATTGAAATGTTCATGGACTCTCTGGAGGTCACTGACGAGGGAACGTACACCTTTAACCTGGTGGATGGCAAGGCTAAGGGTACAACCAGTCTGGTGCTCATTGGAGATG AGTTCAGAGAGCTTCAGAAGAAATCTGAATTTGAGAGGGCAGAATGGGTCAGGAAACAGG GTCCTCACTTTGTCGAGTACCTTGACTTCACTGTTACTCCAGAATGTGACGTGCTGTTGAAATGCAAG ATAGGAAATGTAAAACCAGAGACTGAGATCACCTGGTCCAAGGACAAAATTGAGATTGCAGAGGATGATGAGGACGCGAAGAAAATCAAGAGACAGGATGGCAATCTGATCTTTAATATCGGAAAG ATCTCCAAGGCAGACACAGGTGTTTACGGGGTCACCCTGAGGGACGAGAGAGGCAAAGATAAGAGCACCTTCAATCTGATGGATGAAG GATACAAAGCTGTAATGAATGAGCTGTTCAGGGTTATTG CCAACTCCTCCTCTGAAATCAAAGTCGTCAGTACTGAACACGGCATCATCTTCTCCTCCGTGGTCACATATTACAATGAGGAGCTGCGTGTCGGTTGGCTCCAGAA AGAGACTAAGATTGCCACCTCAGAGAGAGTTAAGTCTGGagtcacaggagaggagctcTGGCTGAAGATCAATGAGCCCACTGAGAAGGACAAGGGCAAATACTCCATGGACATCTTTGATGGCAAGGACGGTGTCAAGAGAGTCTTTGATCTGAGTGGCAAAG CATGGGAAGAGGCATTTGAAGAATTCCAAAGGCTCAA GGCGGCAGCAATCGCAGAGAGAA ATCGCGCTCGTGTCGTTGGAGGCTTGCCAGATGTGGTTGCGATCCAAGAGGGCAAG tCCCTCAACCTGACTGGCAATGTCTGGGGCGAGCCCGTACCTGAGGTAAGCTGGATAAAGAACGACAAGGAGCTGGTATCTGATGAGCGCTACCAACTCAAATTCGAGCACGGCAAGTTTGCCAGCATCACAATCGCCTGTGTCACCACGGCTGACTCTGGCAAATACGCGCTCCTGGTTAAGAACAAGTACGGCAAAGAGGCTGGCGAGTTCACAGTCAGCGTCTACAacccagaggaggaggagaagaaaggctAA